One window from the genome of Rhizoctonia solani chromosome 15, complete sequence encodes:
- a CDS encoding Retrotransposable element Tf2 protein: MLDGSSPQAGKIWKKANLTFSFDGKRMTETFLICNTGSHAAILGLKWLDAHNPEIDWNSRTLSFPHTPPEHVAIAEEEEADKDPLKGVPPKYHPYAKVFGEEEFNKLPPHRHYDIGIELTKEGPLNSPLYSMTNAESATLKDWLRDELKAGKIRPSKSSISSPVMFVPKKDGSRQLVVDYCCLNNRTKKNVYPLPCPDDLMAQLRGAKIFTKLDLRWGYNNVRVKEGDKWKTAFQTKYGLYKSLVMTFGLTNAPAAFQHFMNELFKDLLDVCVIIYLDDILIYSKDDASHTEHVHKVLKRLMGNQLFCKASKCTFHVTSVEYLGIIVSDKGFSLDKLKIQAVQEWPTPTKVKEVQSFLGFANFLCQFVANFSHMARPLHNLVKKDTVWNWGPKEQEAFQNLKDSITKAPVLCHADPAKPYFLETDASGAALGSILSQRQEDGRLHPLGFLSESFKGAVKSRELLAIIRSFEYWRIFLEGTVHPIMVFTDHRNLEYWKESRTFNRCHARWHLLLAGYNFQIVYRPGKQSGKPDTLSRQSNHANVPPANQTMLPDPVFANVALVLPEKELQRQIEQSLDQDESLEEILQFLQNESKAPPSIK; encoded by the exons atgctcgatgggtcaagcccccaggctggtaaaatctggaagaaggctaacctaaccttctcctttgatggcaaacgtatgactgagaccttcctcatttgtaacacagggtctcacgccgccatcttagggttaaaatggttggatgcccacaatCCGGAAATTGACTGGAATTCCCGTACACTGTCCTTCCCTCAcacaccaccagaacacgtggctattgctgaagaggaggaagctgacaaagaCCCACTTAAAGGAGTACCTCCCAAATACCACccatacgccaaggtatttggggaagaagaatttaataagcttccccctcaCCGACATTACGACATAGGGATTGAACTTAccaaagaaggccccttAAACTCACCCCTAtatagcatgaccaatgccgagtctgccacactcaaggactggctcagggacgaactcaaggccggaaagatccgccccagcaaatcGTCAATAAGTTCCCCTGTTATGTTtgtgcccaaaaaggatggctcccgtcAACTTGTAGTGGACTATTGTTGCCTGaacaaccggacaaagaagaacgtctacccgtTACCCTgcccagatgacctcatggcccaactccgtggtgccaagatcttcaccaaactagacctaaggtggggttacaataacgtccgcgttaaagaaggtgacaaatggaaaacggccttccaaaccaagtacggcctctacaaatccctggtcatgactttTGGTCTGACAAACGCTCCTGCCGctttccagcacttcatgaatgaactattcaaggatttactggacgtatgcgtcatcatttaccttgatgacatcctaatctattctaaggatgacgcatctcaCACGGAGCATGTCCACAAGGTTCTGAAAAGGCTAATGGGTAACCAGTTGTTTTGCAAAGCGTCAAagtgtaccttccacgtcacatcaGTGGAATACCTTGGGATAATTGTCTCGGACAAAGgctttagtctggataaactcaaaatccaggcagttcaagaatggcccacgcccaccaAGGTTAAAGAGGTACAATCCTTCCtcggatttgccaacttcctctgccaatttgttgccaactttagtcacatggccaggccaCTACACAATCTGGTCAAAAAGGATACGGTATGGAactggggccccaaggaacaggaagctttCCAGAACTTGAAAGATTCAATCACAAAAGCACCTGTACTTTGTCACGCAGATCCCGCCAAACCCtatttcctggaaacagacgcatccgGCGCAGCCTTGGGGTCCATACTTAGCCAACGTCAAGAAGATGGCCGGTTACACCCACTAGGTTTCCTTTCAGAGTCATTTAAGGGAgctgttaagagtcgt GAATTACTTGCGATCATCCGttcctttgaatactggcgcaTTTTCTTGGAAGGGACAGTTCACCCAATCATGGTCTTTACGGATCACCGGAACCtagaatattggaaggagtcaagGACCTTTAACCGTTGTCACGCACGGTGGCACCTGTTACTAGCAGgatacaatttccaaattgtgtacCGCCCAGGTAAACAGTCCGGCAAACCAGACACCCTGTCCCGCCAATCCAATCATGCCAATGTTCCCCCTGCCAACCAAACCATGCTACCAGAtcctgtctttgccaacgttgcgCTAGTCCTGCCAGAAAAGGAGTTACAACGTCAGATTGAGCAATccctagaccaagacgagtccttggaggaaatcctccaattccttcAAAACgaatccaaggcaccaccttccatcaaatga
- a CDS encoding Retrotransposable element Tf2 protein, which yields MDSCETCQQIRKPKYASVPPQPLELPARPWQHVSYDMIVDLPKDGNHNSILVIIDSFTKYGIFVKCSKKLKAPELAELFLEHVWKRHGMPKKTVSDRGKVFNSKFLKALYRRLGIDPHFSLAYHPQSDGQTEQVNPSIEHFLRAYSGINQQDWTKWLPMAEFAYNNAVHSSTGKTPFKALYGWEPTLTPSNIPTDVPEADELAQTMEAQWKEVESALRQAKQRMTAGESGSPTKFEVGEEAWLDAKNVNLKTLSPKLTEQRLGPFKVTKKISDRAYRLELPPTMRIHNVFYMGLLSKVKRDSKRAFKNRPPPVTVYGEEEYEVEGITDAEERNGKWFFQVKWKGYGSKENTWEP from the coding sequence ATGGACTCCTGTGAGACATGTCAGCAAATaaggaagcccaaatacGCGTCTGTTCCACCCCAGCCCCTAGAGCTTCCCgctagaccctggcaacacgtttCTTACGACATGATTGTTGATTTACCAAAGGACGGAAATCACAACTCAATCTTGGTCATCATTgatagcttcaccaagtacgggatatttgtcaaatgctctAAGAAACTGAAAGCCCCGGAACTAGCGGAAttattcctggaacacgtatggaaacggcACGGCATGCCCAAAAAAACGGTCTCGGATAGGGGGAAAGTGTTCAACAGCAAGTTCTTAAAGGCGCTGTACAGACGTCTGGGTatagaccctcacttctccttggcgtatcacccccagagcgacGGACAGACGGAACAAGTCAACCCatccattgaacacttcctcagggcgtACTCAGGGATTAACCAACAAGACTGGACTAAGTGGctgccaatggcggaatttgcatacaacaacgccgtGCACAGTAGTACTGGGAAAACCCCTTTCAAAGCCctatacggatgggaacccaccttaaccCCATCCAACATACCGACAGATGTTCCAGAAGCGGATGAacttgcccaaacaatggaagcgcaatggaaggaagtagagTCGGCCCTCCGGCAAGCCAAGCAACGGATGACAGCTGGAGAAAGCGGAAGCCCTACAAAATTTGaagttggagaagaagcttggctcgacgccaagaatgtcaacctcaaaaccttgaGCCCCAAACTGACAGAACAACGTTTGGGCCCATTCAAGGTTACCaaaaaaatctccgaccgcgctTACCGGCTAGAACTGCCCCCAACAATGCGCAttcacaacgtcttctacaTGGGACTCCTatctaaggtcaaaagggacagcAAGCGCGCCTTCAAGAACCGCCcaccaccagtcactgtgtacggggaagaagaatacgaggtggaGGGGATCACTGATgctgaagaaaggaacgggaaatggttcttccaagtcaaatggaaaggctacggaTCCAAGGAGAATACATGGGAACCTTga